TAGGCGCTTTTCGTCGCACCGAACTTTCCCCAGATTCATCGTATACATCATTATACATCTGATACGTCTTGCCAATTTCATTACCCAATGTCGCATAGCGAGTTACTGAATCACTATCGAAGCGCTGTAGACGAGCTGCGGCTATAAAGACAAAACGAAATAACGCGGATGTCTTCTGAAGTACCACTGACTCATAGAGTTCGACATATGATCCTCGAGGGGAAACATACCCAACGTCGGCAAGTTCTCCAGTTGACATGCGGCGTATGGCGTGTCCGAACTCTGCGGCTAGATCTAATTTGTGGCTCTTATCTACTTTGTGCAGCCGAAGTATCGACTCTCCCAACAAGAGGGGAATGAGCAAGTTCGTTGCTTTGTTACCGTGCTGTTGGTGAAAGGTCTGATGCCCACGTCGGATGACATCCTCGTCAATTAAATCATCGAGAATGATTGATCCACGATGACACAATTCGATCACGGTCGCCAATTCTCCTGCTATCAGGTCATTTGACACGGTGTTCTTCTCAAGAAGCAGCATAAAGGTAAGTGGGCGCAATCTCCTGCCGGGGAAAAGAGCATCTCGCAGCAGTCCACGAAGCACAGAATCGCTTGTCGCCATAACGAAGTGATTCAAATTCTCATCAACTAACGATTGCACCTGACGGCGCGTCGAACGAGATAGAAACGAATCTATAGTGAGCTGCGGTTGGGACATATTACAATACTACCCCTTTGTCGTTAGCTGGCACAAGGACAAACCCCATCTGCATGTGGCTTCAGTAACTTACTGTGCCACAACCGCTCAGACAAGTGTACAGAGCCTCTACGCTCCTTCCCAATTTTCCTTCCCCCAGAAACACCAGCTTCTTTATTTTTTTGCAGAAGCTCTTTGAACGTGAGTATGCCAGGATTATTCT
This Patescibacteria group bacterium DNA region includes the following protein-coding sequences:
- a CDS encoding polyprenyl synthetase family protein, with product MSQPQLTIDSFLSRSTRRQVQSLVDENLNHFVMATSDSVLRGLLRDALFPGRRLRPLTFMLLLEKNTVSNDLIAGELATVIELCHRGSIILDDLIDEDVIRRGHQTFHQQHGNKATNLLIPLLLGESILRLHKVDKSHKLDLAAEFGHAIRRMSTGELADVGYVSPRGSYVELYESVVLQKTSALFRFVFIAAARLQRFDSDSVTRYATLGNEIGKTYQMYNDVYDESGESSVRRKAPSSYVVNLSLPIAVALDSASTSERSLVLGAIGKTCDSKTGGQIAQLLRELKVQVTALQRAEKQFELTLRLLAEFSPGSTREQLRAFCEWIRQRACWDQNEFIAAGYQ